Within Spinacia oleracea cultivar Varoflay chromosome 4, BTI_SOV_V1, whole genome shotgun sequence, the genomic segment AATAATATCACAAACGTGGTGTTCGAAACAAATGGTGTTCGAATATGGAAGAAaaagaggagaagaagaagaaaaaaatgggtttgattttatttttttgtatgaATTACAGTGGTGTTCGAAAATGGAGTTCTTCCAATTGGTGATGTTCGAAAATGGTGAGTCTAGCAATTGGAACCCAACACTCAGTAAGAAAGAAGACTCAGCTAGGGGTTTAATGATTGCCAACTCATCAATGCCACGTCACCATCCCGTTTTACAATTTCACTATTCCGTTATCCATTTCCCCCCAAAATTATTTCACAATTacatttatcttttttttttgggttggcATGTATTTGCCAATACATGCATGGCATGTTTTTGGACTTCCTCACCAGATTGGTTAAATCCAGGTGGGACCAATTATACTCATTGTGAGAGTAATGCTTGGAAGAGTTCACAAACAAACTACCCCTACTAACCATGAGACCATTAGGGGTGTTTTTTATTCGTTGGATAAAATCTGGGCTTATTTaaactgaatttatctgaacttgttAAAACTGATAGGATCTATAGATCTGAGAGATTCTAACTTATagaccttattggaacttagaGGGTCTAATTAATAGTTATTGACCTGATAAGCTTTAGTTgcaacttatttgaacttattataCCTTCAATTTTTTAGAGGTGAAGAAAACGTACCAAATACGATGTTGCAAGCTCTTAACCTGTACttcttttttctatttgttAGAGAAGGGAAGAGGTCAATGAAGAGAAAAAAGAACGGTATTGTGGTCCTTAGGTTTCTCTTAGTAACATTAATCTTTCCTACCCTTTAGTGTTTTTATATACTGTATTTAATACTTACGAATTAAAACTCCATTATCTGGTTTTTATAATGTGGAACTGATGTACCGATCCGTAATTTATGATTTATACACCGGATGTAGTCGTTCAGAACGGTATTCAATTTGCGAACCACAAGCCCAAAGCTCCATTATCGGCTACGGAGTATTATGCTTCCCTGGAAAAAAAAACTCTAATCACTGCGTTAGCAACATCgaaaaagttaaaactaataatCCAATTATTTTAATCCCATAACTACCAAAAGATTCAATAATGATTCAATAAAgtagaaaataaaaacaaaactaGGATAAAGGTGAGTGCAAAAACTGCAAAGTCGTCCCCATCTCTAAGAGTTTCATCTTTGATCAATCTGGAATCTTGATCAATAGAACCCAAATCACATTGCAAATCcatcagagagagaaagagaacgaGAATGGAAGATAGAAGCATAACCGAAAATGGAAACAGAGAACAAAACCCATCAAAGGTGGTCACTTCCACCTCTAATGGTTCAATTTGTGGGTTCGAATCGCTTCACCACCTCCTTCGTTCTTCTCTCCCTGTCGACACTTTCCAGGTTCCttctttttctatttttcttttcatttttttataattgattTGAACTACTACTCTTGAATGGCTTTATAATCGCCAAATTCTTGTATATGACGGTTTGACAGTCTAatctaaaaaaattaaacaaaatatgTAAAAAGTTTGAACCtttgttggttgatttctagtgtaacaacaacaacaataatactGAAGCTTTAATCCCAATGATGGGGTTGGCTACGTGAACCAAGATTTGATCTCCGGTTCATCCTCCAGTATCATTGATGTAGAGTAGGAATTTTGAATTGATCGCGgattaatattatatcaaaaATTGATGTATTTTCTGTAGTTGTAATTTGCTATTTATCAAAAGTGAGTGTCATTGTGATGTTTTGATGGTGGGATGGAATGAATTGGCAGGAAGTAAGCAGGTTGATTCATGGAATGAATTGTGGAAAACCACTTGATCCTATCACACTTCCAGCTGCAGCTTCAAGTTTGTCCTCTGACCATGATTTTGATCTTCAGGTTTGAATCTGTTGTCTTAATTGTCCATTTGATAACTTTGTAGTGTTCGTTTTCTTGAATTTGTAGCATTGGAGCATGATTTTGATCTTCAGGTTTGCATCTATTGTCTGAATTGTCAATTTGATAACTTTGTAGTGTTCATTTTCTCGAATTTGTAGCATTGGACCATGATTCTGATCTTCAGATTTGCATGTATTGTCTGAATTGTCAATTTGATAACTTTGTAGTGTTCATTTTCTCGAATTTGTAGCATTGGACCATGATTCTGATCTTCAGATTTGCATGTATTGTCTTAATTGTCAATTTGATAACTTTGTAGTGTTCGTTTTCTCAAAATTGTTGCATTAAACCATGAAAATCTTGGTGAATTGGTTTGGAACTTAGGAGTGTACTCCGCTCTTTATTATATTGCTTGTATCGAAGTAGTACTCCCCTCGTCCCAAAATCAACTTCATGTTCGACCTTTTTGTAATCTAGCCTAGCTCTAAAATCAAAACTGTTGACCATTTGTGAAAATGGTTTGTTAGACTATAGTAGTTATTGACCGGGTGGATTTTGTTAGCTTTTACCAAATTTAAGGGCAATTTTAtctaactttgaccatcaaatGTCAAATGAGAAGTTGGTTTtaggatggagggagtaataaaaacGAGCCTTTGATGGCGTCCTATAACTTTACACTTTAGATGAGCCAGAAAGAACTCTGATAACTCTTTGTTGTTTTGCAACACCTGATATACCTTATATTGCCCTTGTCGTCCTATAATCTCAATTTGCAGTCAGCTGCGCCTTGTGGCTCGTATAATGTGCTAGATCGTCTAGATGTGATTACTCCGTGCTTTAGATGTAACATTCTTTTCCTTGCTTGCTTTGTTTCACAGGCATACTGCTTTCAAGCTCAGAAGGAATCTCTAAGAGAGCCTCGGATTGTAAGAGTGGGTCTTATTCAGAATTCTATCGCCCTTCCCACTACAGAACCTTTTTTAGAGCAGAGAAGGGCCATTTTTCAGAAATTGAAGCCCATAATAGAGGCTGCAGGTGCTTCAGGAGTCAATATTTTATGCCTTCAGGTAAGTATATTTTAATTGCACAGTTGGTAAAAGATGTTGTATATTGTTTCTTCTGTCCCTTTAAGATTGCCCTATCAGAGTGTGGTTACTTTTTAAAGGTTTGGTTGGGTGGAGTTGATGAAAGAGAAAACTGGTGGTACCAAAAGTAGTGTGAGAGTAAAGTTATGGTCCCTGTCCCTCATGGTCATTTAAGGGATCGTGGCATAGGGAAAACTTAAAGGgacacaacaaaaagaaaattaggGAAATTTTAGCAATATTGAAGTTTGTTTGCATTTACACTCTTATTAGCTCCTATTGATTAGAGGTTCTATGCCCGACGGTTCTATTTACAGCGTAGGATAATAGAATGCTCCATGTGTACAAGTGGTGATGGAATATGGAATGCTCACTCATACCCACTTCAGTAGATTGTAATGAATGGGTGTGTATTTGAAAGAATTGGTGATAGAGAAGGATTACCTTGGACATTCACATGGAGCGTTCTTTTCAAAAGAATTTCATTAGCACCGCCTTAATCTATTACCTTGTGCCAAACAAGACTTAACTTTGCTTCAGAATGACAATTGTGGATTCTCAAGTATATAATCCTTATACAATGGTATCTAACTTATGCATGTTATACAGGAAGCATGGACTATGCCATTTGCGTTTTGTACCCGAGAGAAAAGTTGGTGTGAATTTGCCGAGCCTGTCGATGGGGAGTCAACAAAATTTTTGCAACATCTTGCAAGGAAACACAACATGGTGATTGTAAGTCCCATTCTAGAGAGGGATGTTGTACATGGAGAGACAATATGGAACACTGCTGTTATTATTGGAAATCAGGGTAACATCATTGGCGTACATAGAAAGGTAACtaaatttgtttttgttatAAGAACCTCTCAAAATGGTCATAAATTCATAAAGGTGTTTTTGGTTTGGCAGAACCATATTCCTAGGGTTGGGGACTTCAATGAGAGCACATATTACATGGAAGGAAACACTGGACACCCCGTTTTTGAGACAGCATTTGGAAAAATTGCCGTTAACATTTGCTATGGTAGGCATCATCCTTTAAACTGGATGGCTTTTGGCTTGAATGGAGCAGAGATAGTATTTAACCCATCAGCTACTGTTGGTGAACTCAGTGAACCCATGTGGCCAATTGAGGTATCATCTATCATCATTGTCTTTTTTCCCCCTTTATTCACTTGTTGCTTTTCTTCTATTCCATAGTGACTAGTAGTTTGCTAGTGTGTTCAAGTATTGTCCTTAATTTGAACACAACCCTTACAAAGTGTGCAACAGATTTTGGGACCAATGGACCATTTATAGGCATTAGCAACAGCTATAAATTCAGTAACATTTTCCACCGTTTCTTTTGTATTTAACAGGCACGTAATGCTGCAATAGCAAATAATTATTTCGTTGGCTCAATAAACCGGGTTGGAACCGAGAGCTTCCCGAATCCATTCACCTCTGGAGATGGAAAGCCACAGCATAAGGATTTTGGTCACTTCTACGGTTCCAGTCATTTTTCTGCACCAGATGCTTCTTGCAGTCCGTCCCTCTCTCGTTACAGAGATGGTTTGATGGTTGCAGATATGGATTTAAACCTCTGTAGGCAGATCAAAGATAAGTGGGGTTTCAGAATGACTGCAAGGTATGAACTCTATGCAGAGATGCTCGCTCGTTATGTGCATCCAGATTTCCAGCCTCAGATCGTTACTGATCCATTAATTCCATTGGTAGATAACAAGTTTCCATCTTAACTCTTTTCTCGTACGAAATAAGTGCGGTGTATATGTTAAGTAATTTATAGATGGATGGAGTATAATCAAGGACTTTGGTTTGCAAGTTTGTAAATTTCAAAGCATAGAAATCGACTGTGAGACCCCTCTTGATCTTCCTTCACCTTTTTATCAGTatttttcttttatgtttttcgtTTTCTTTGGTAGGCTAAATAATTATCAGTATCAGTCATTGCTGTACATGTTTTGCTCACGGCATAATGGGCATGCTGGCTAGTACAGCCAGAGTTTGAGGAGGCCGGAATATAAGCAGTTTAAACCCGTAGAACTGTGTGAtgtaaaagattaatgaaggtATAAATTTCAATTCAAACAAATACCTGTCTACCAAACATGTCTAGTCGGACAGCAGGAACTTCACTAAACTTTTTTTAGAACTAAGGAAATAAACACGCTTACATAGATTTCTCGTACAATTGAGTTTAGATATATTGTGATCATACTATGCAAATATACTATGAAGTACTCAGTAGTTTCTGGTATGAGTATGATGGTAATCGTGTGCTTTGCCTTTCTGTTATGAAGCTAATACAAAATCATTCAAAAATATGAATGAGCATTGGTACAAGAAATTAATGGGAACCTATCTCAAAACGCCtcaaatgaaaaggaaattatttaaaaagatTTGGGGTGAGAGAGGCTCGAACTCTCGACCTCAGGATCACTCAACTTAGCTATGAGACCTACGCGCTAGCCAACTGCGCCACCACCCCTTGTTGGCTTTCAAGTTGAtgttaaagacttgttcttctaatcgaggtaaaaaaaaaataggctAAAGGTTACACGGTTACAACATACTCGATGGTTTGTCAGTCATATTTTGTTATCTTGAATGTTCGTTTTATAATTTATCTCCAATACTTGTGTTGGATTCTTGACACTCGACATaaatatttacaaatttttacttttattttagatctaaatcatgcaattttttttataaaatagcCATTCGGACATTAAAAAGCATACGCGGTCTGAGTATAGGTATGTGAGCTATTCCAGGTAACGTAGCTTATTAATCAAAAATAACAATTCAGGTTGTCCTTTGGTCTATATCTAAGAGGAAGAGTCAAAAAGAGAATGTCACAATTAGTGGAAATATGATGGGATTAGATGAGTATATTCTACTAAACAGGTGTAAAAGTCATCTACagattaaattaatcaaagaaTAACCAATACGGAGTATTCATCAAGTATAATTCATGAATATTTGACTACTTTACACTAAACAGATTCAATCACTCCAGTTAGTTGTCTAACAATTGGTCATCCTCGAATAAAATGTTGACAAAGTAGGGCTCGATTTATTTTGAAGTATCATTTGACAtacacttttttttattttttatttttttgttttaagtttGTATTCATGTTTTTACATAACTTTGCcaaaatatatacttcgtatatctcTTTTCTTCTTAAAAAAGCCGAAACACCCATCTTGTTCATCTTGTTTTTGCGTAATTTTTGTTTCCAGTTTTGCCCCTCccctttaataaataaataattaaacacattaaaattaaatacggagtactctaGAACATGAGCATTTCTCATTCTCTTTCATATCACCTCCTCATTCTCTCACTTACCTTCATCTCAAAACCAATTATTGCCCGTGGCAAGTAAACTCAACAAGATAATTATGATTCATTACTCAACTTTCAAAATGTTCTACATTAAGCTTTATTCCTTTCCTATTGTGTTCATTGATTAGAGTTTGGATTCGTGTTTGGGgtttaatttcattttttgAGGTAAGTTAAATAATCAGAGGTCTTGTTAGAATCAGCCTTTTAGGTGATTCTTGAACTATGATTGTCTACAGACAATCACTGAATTGAGAAACAGaaagaagaaagagagaaagaaagaaagaatttgatGAAATAAAATCGTGATTCTCATTGAATGAATGATTATTACAGCATGATTCAGTATATATACAGCAGTAGTAATACGTGTTCAAGCCAATGAGAAGGCAGCATTCTGACACATCAGAATGAATACAATCTAACAGCTTTAATACAAGTCTAACAGAATGCTAACTGAATCCTAGAATTAAGGGAGGCAGTTAGGCTGGATTCTTCTAGAAGACTTGAGCAGGTGTAGCTGATGTTGTAAGGGTATTGATGCGTGCTGCACTGCTTGCTGCATGATGTAAACAAGACAATAGAAGATTAGCTGTAGTGTAAGGAGTGTGATCaccaacaccccccccccccccccccctcaaactTGGGATGGGAGAAACATGTATCATGCCAAGTTTGGATGAAAGTGTTCTGTGTTGAGGACTAGGTAGGATCTTAGTAAAGATATCAGCTAACTGATGCTGTGTTGGGAGATAACTTAGTTGTAGGAGACCTTCAAGAACCTTATCTCTTGTAAAGTGGCAATCAACTTCAATATGTTTAGTGCGTTCATGAAAGATGGGGTTCTTGGCAATGTGCAAAGCAGATTGATTGTCACAATTGAGCTGAACAGGTTGGAGGTCAGTAACACCTAACTCTTCTAAGAGCCTAACAATCCAAGAAACTTCACCAGCAGCTTGTGACATAGCTCGATATTCAGCCTCAGATGAACTTTTGGAAATGGTGGattgtttctttgatttccaGCTAATAGGAGAATTCCCTAGTAAAAGAATATAGCCAGTAACAGACCTTCTTGTTGTGGGACAAGCAACCCAATCAGAGTCTGAAAAAGCTTGTAAAGTAAGCTTGTCAGTAGCTCTTAAAAGAATACCTTGACCAGCTGTATGATTAACATATCTCAGAGTGTGAGAGAGAGCATTAACATGTGGAATTCTGGGTGAATGCATGAATTGGCTCAATGACTGAACAGCAAAAGCCAAATCTGGTCTAGTGTGAGTGAGAAAGTTAAGCTTGCCAACAAGACATCTATAGAGTTCTGGATTGTCATAAAGATCACCATCAGTAGAAAGCTTAAGATTCAAGGGAAATGGAGTGACTGCTGGTTTGGTAATGTCAAGCTTACAATCTTGTAACAACTCCTTAGTATACTTCCTTTGAGTGAGAATATAGCCATCTGATGTGTGACAAACCTCAATACCAAGAAAGTAGTTGAGAAGCCCTAAATCCTTGATGCTAAAAGTCTGGTGTAGGTGTCTTTTTAACTCAGTAATGGTGTCCTCATTAGAACCTGTGATGatgatatcatcaacataaactgCCACCACTGTGATGTCTGTAGAATCATGCTTGATGAAGAGAGAATAGTCATTCTTTGACTGTTTGAAACCTTGAGTGGTAAGTTCATTTAAAAGTCTGGAAAACCATTGTCTGGATGCCTGTTTAAGACCATAAAGAGATTTGGTGAGCTTGCATACATGACCATCAGGAGCAGTAACACCTTCAGGGACCTTCATGTAAACTTCTTCTTCAAGAGTGCCATGTAGAAATGCATTATTGATGTCTAGCTGGAATAATTTCCAATGCTTACTGGCAGCAAGAGATATTAAGCATCTGATTGTGGACATTTTAACCACAGGAGAAAATGTTTCATGATAATCAATCCCAAACTTTTGAGTGAAACCCTTTGCAACCAACCTTGCCTTATATCTTTCAAGTGAACCATCAACATTTTTCTTGATTCTGTAAACCCATTTGCAGCCTATGGCTTTCTTGCCTTtgggaagaagaacaaaatcCCAAGTGTGATTGTTGTTAAGGGCAGTAATCTCCTTTTCCATGGCTGTAACCCAATTTGTATATGCAGCAGCTTCTGAATAAGAAGTAGGTTCAATAAGATCCATATGTGCAGCAATGAACACTTTGTGCTTAGCAGGCAAGCTGTCATAAGCCACAATATTACACCAGTGTCTGGTAGCTGAAGGACAAACATAATCCTTGAGATGAGATGGTGGTTTAGTTTGTCTAGTGGATTTTCTAGGAGGGAGAATTGGAAATTCCAAGGATTGATTTGGTGGGGAAGAAGGAAAAACAGTAGAAGATATGAGATTAGGAGGAGGAGATGGAGAAGGAGAATGTATAGAATTTGGATGAGAGGATTGGAAAGAAGTAGGTGAGAGAGGGGGAGAGATTGTGTCAGGAGTGGCTATAGAATCAGAAGAGTGAAAAGGTGGATTTGAATCAAAAACAGGAAGGGTGGACAAGTCAGTGAATTCTGTAGCCACTGGTAGGAAGAATTGATTCTTATAGGTGGTGGTTGGTGTTGGTGAAAAGTGGAATGGAAAATGTTTCTCATGAAAAACAATGTCTCTAGATGTAACAATCTTATTTGTGGCTAGATTAAGAACTTTGTATGCTTTTTGATCTGATGGATATCCTATAAAAACACAGGGATCTGCTCTAGGATTGAATTTATTCCTGTTGATCTTGGGTGTTGTGATATAACAAAGACAGCCAAATACCCTGAGATGAGACAAATCAGGTTTGTTGTTAAAGAGTTTCTCAAAGGGTGTGCAGAAATTGATGCTTTTCAAGGGCATTCTATTGATGAGATATGTTGCAGTGAGAATGCACTCACTCCAGTATTTGTCAGGAAGTTGAGATTGAAATAACAAAGCTCTAGCTGTTTCAAGGAGATGCTTGTGTTTTCTCTCAACAACACCATTTTGTTGAGGGGTATAGCTGCAACTTTTCTGATGTAAAATCCCTTTAGAAAGAAATAAATCCTTCATTCCTCCTTCAATCAAATCAGGAGCATTATCTGATCTGATATGTTTAACTTGTAAAGCAAACTGAGTTTCAACATAATTTAGAAATTGATCCATAATTTTCAATGAGTCAGTTTTATTTCTCATAAGATGAGTCCATGTCATTCTGGTATAATCATCAACAATTGTTAAAAACTGATTACACCTAGAAGAATCTAAAGTGGAGTAAGGTCCCCATACATCAATATGTAGTAATTCAAAAGCCTTAGTGGTCTTAATACAACTGGTTGTGAAGGGAAACCTAGTTTGCTTTGCTAATGGACAAATCTGACAAAATGATTCTGCTAAGCAGCCTGGAACATCAACTCCATTTAGACTTTTTATTTTCCCAAATGACATGTGGCCCAATCTAAGGTGCCATAACTTGGCTTCTTGAACAGCAGCTGATCCAGCAGTTGTAAGTGCATAGTTATTGTGAGGCAAGATCTTGCGTGAAGCTAACAATTCATCATTTAATATGTACAGTCCTTTATTTGACCTACCAAGCAGAATAAGCTTGCTCTTGGAAAGTTCCTGAAGAAAACAATCATTATTTGTAAAAGAAACAGAACAGCCAGCATCATAACACAATTTGGACACAGAGATCAGATTAAAATGGAACTCTGGAACATGTAACACATTTCTGAGTGCAATGCCAGTACCTAGATGAATAATGCCTTTGTGTTTAACTGGCAATTCATTTCCATCAGGAATGGTTATGGTATGTTGATTATCTTTCACAGTTTCAAATGAATCAAATAATGACAAGTCAGAACACATATGATCACTGGCACCACTATCTAGAATCCATGTTCTTTTAAAATTAGCAGTCAAGCAAAAAATACCTTTGTGAGAGGTTGTTGCTAATCCAAGTGAGTGAGAGCTAGAATTCTCAGCTTGGTTAGCAACCTGATTGTTGTTCAAATATTGCATCAAATGACTGTATTGTTCCTCAGTGAAAGTAGCATGAACCACCCCTTGTTCTTTCTCAGTTTGTGTATCTTTGGTAGGAAATTCATCCAATGAAGCTGCTGTTGCtactctttttccttttcctttgaaATCTTTAGGATATCCATGTAGCTTCCAGCACTTATCAATGGTGTGATTCTTCATCTTGCAGTGATCACAGAACAAATTGTTCCTTGTTGAATTTCTGTACTGATTTATATTTCCTGCAGCTTGATATCCAGTACCAGAATTGTATTGACTAGATTGAGGTATATACTGAGGTTTATAAGGTTTGTGATCAAATCTTCTGGCATTGAAAGCAGTTGATTCTGAATGTGGTTGATGCTTGAGATCATGCAGCTCTTTCTGTTGCTCTTCTTGAAGTAAAAGGCCATAGGCTTTTGATATTGTAGGCAAAGGATTCATCATTAGGATAGTGCTCTTTGGATGTTCATACCTTTGATTTAACTTCATCAAAAATTGAATGAGTCTCTGATTCTGTTGAGTTTTGAGAAGCTGTTGTGTCAATGTACAACTACAACCAGTACAAACACATGTAGGTAGAGGTTCAAGTGCATCAAGTTGGTCCCAAAACAGCTTGATCTTCGTAAAGAAGCTAGCAATTCCTTCATCTTCTCCTTGAGTCAACTCACTCAACTGTTGTTGAACAGAAAATAACTGTGGAC encodes:
- the LOC110801430 gene encoding beta-ureidopropionase — encoded protein: MEDRSITENGNREQNPSKVVTSTSNGSICGFESLHHLLRSSLPVDTFQEVSRLIHGMNCGKPLDPITLPAAASSLSSDHDFDLQAYCFQAQKESLREPRIVRVGLIQNSIALPTTEPFLEQRRAIFQKLKPIIEAAGASGVNILCLQEAWTMPFAFCTREKSWCEFAEPVDGESTKFLQHLARKHNMVIVSPILERDVVHGETIWNTAVIIGNQGNIIGVHRKNHIPRVGDFNESTYYMEGNTGHPVFETAFGKIAVNICYGRHHPLNWMAFGLNGAEIVFNPSATVGELSEPMWPIEARNAAIANNYFVGSINRVGTESFPNPFTSGDGKPQHKDFGHFYGSSHFSAPDASCSPSLSRYRDGLMVADMDLNLCRQIKDKWGFRMTARYELYAEMLARYVHPDFQPQIVTDPLIPLVDNKFPS